Proteins co-encoded in one Bremerella sp. TYQ1 genomic window:
- a CDS encoding serine/threonine-protein kinase, with protein sequence MTDTTPPNSMDRHFEETVVAPSNSAVQKTASSSPHIALVEGSSSPHFSRVTQSLLRFRLRVATFVMFGIFSVYFMWHIYEFFWGNNIAEKSPILLSVHAGLLLLLGTTGFLLCPRCDFRKGLLRSQEIVTFGLPSAFLLMTQHHSMQLCARDHGVLLSPTSGWILLIFIYALFIPNTWRRAAVVISAMVIAPIALLCYAWMTDQMCYTIIYGNPEQLAEIGLKMVICGAVAIFGVYTINILRTEAFHAKQLGQYRLSRSLGAGGMGEVYLAHHYLMKRPCAIKIIRPEKAGDSNVLARFEREVHASSKLSHWNNIDIYDYGRTDDGTFYYVMEYLPGLNVSDLVNRFGPLPAGRTIHLLRQICDALNEAHSQGMIHRDIKPANVFAAKRGGFFDVAKLLDFGLAKPIASTEDSNLTQEGMITGSPLFMSPEQASGESEPDSRSDIYSMGVLAYFMLTGHAPFEYDRPIKVIIAHAHEAVVPPSEHVPSIPHDLEAIVMRCLAKDPDDRYQTVQEMAEALDQCESVGTWKQQDAVNWWTENESIAECPRPEEEVHPTDVTRIAEVRG encoded by the coding sequence ATGACTGATACCACTCCACCAAATTCGATGGATCGGCATTTTGAGGAGACCGTTGTTGCGCCAAGCAACTCGGCGGTTCAAAAGACGGCGTCGTCGTCGCCTCACATTGCGTTGGTAGAAGGGTCTTCGAGTCCGCATTTTTCTCGTGTTACTCAATCGCTACTCCGCTTTCGCCTGCGGGTCGCCACGTTTGTGATGTTCGGAATTTTTTCCGTCTATTTCATGTGGCATATCTACGAGTTCTTCTGGGGCAACAATATCGCCGAGAAGAGCCCAATCCTCCTGAGCGTTCACGCTGGGCTGCTTTTGCTTTTGGGCACGACAGGCTTTTTGCTTTGCCCTCGATGTGATTTCCGTAAGGGGCTTTTGCGATCGCAGGAGATTGTCACTTTCGGTTTGCCGAGTGCGTTCCTACTGATGACCCAGCACCATTCGATGCAGCTTTGTGCTCGCGATCATGGGGTGCTCCTCAGTCCGACATCGGGCTGGATCTTGCTGATATTCATCTACGCGTTGTTCATCCCGAATACCTGGCGTCGGGCCGCCGTCGTGATTTCGGCAATGGTGATCGCGCCGATTGCGTTGTTGTGCTACGCGTGGATGACCGACCAGATGTGCTACACCATCATTTACGGCAACCCCGAGCAATTGGCGGAAATTGGGTTGAAGATGGTCATCTGCGGTGCGGTGGCGATCTTCGGTGTTTACACGATCAATATCTTGCGGACCGAAGCGTTTCATGCCAAACAGCTGGGGCAATATCGACTTAGTCGTAGTCTTGGTGCCGGTGGCATGGGCGAGGTCTACTTGGCCCATCACTACCTGATGAAACGCCCGTGTGCCATCAAGATTATTCGACCTGAAAAAGCTGGCGATTCCAATGTGCTCGCGCGTTTCGAGCGGGAAGTCCATGCTTCATCGAAGCTTTCTCATTGGAACAATATCGATATTTACGACTACGGTCGTACCGATGATGGCACGTTTTACTACGTGATGGAGTATCTGCCGGGGCTTAATGTTTCGGATCTTGTAAACCGATTCGGGCCGTTGCCGGCGGGGCGTACCATTCACTTGTTGCGTCAAATTTGCGACGCGCTGAACGAAGCGCACTCGCAGGGAATGATCCACCGAGACATTAAGCCTGCGAATGTATTCGCCGCAAAGCGAGGTGGGTTCTTCGATGTGGCGAAACTGCTGGACTTCGGTTTGGCGAAGCCTATTGCTTCGACGGAAGATTCCAATCTGACTCAGGAAGGGATGATCACCGGTTCGCCGCTGTTTATGTCTCCGGAACAAGCAAGTGGCGAGAGTGAACCTGATTCGCGCAGCGATATCTACTCGATGGGGGTGCTGGCTTACTTCATGCTGACAGGGCACGCTCCGTTTGAGTACGACCGCCCCATCAAAGTGATCATTGCCCACGCTCACGAGGCCGTCGTTCCGCCATCGGAACACGTCCCGTCGATTCCGCATGACCTCGAAGCAATCGTCATGCGTTGTCTGGCCAAAGACCCTGACGACCGCTACCAGACGGTCCAAGAGATGGCCGAAGCATTGGATCAGTGCGAATCGGTGGGGACTTGGAAGCAGCAAGATGCGGTCAATTGGTGGACCGAGAACGAATCGATCGCGGAATGCCCTCGCCCTGAGGAAGAGGTTCATCCGACCGACGTGACTCGAATTGCCGAAGTCCGCGGCTAG